A region from the Pseudomonas promysalinigenes genome encodes:
- the rplT gene encoding 50S ribosomal protein L20, with product MARVKRGVIARKRHKKILKLAKGYYGARSRVFRVAKQAVIKAGQYAYRDRRQKKRQFRALWIARINAGARTNGLSYSRLIAGLKKASIEIDRKVLADLAVNEKAAFAAIVEKAKAVLA from the coding sequence ATGGCTCGTGTTAAGCGTGGCGTCATCGCTCGTAAGCGTCACAAGAAAATTCTGAAACTGGCTAAAGGCTACTACGGTGCACGCTCGCGCGTATTCCGCGTTGCCAAGCAGGCTGTCATCAAGGCTGGTCAATATGCCTACCGTGACCGTCGTCAGAAGAAGCGTCAGTTCCGCGCACTGTGGATCGCTCGTATCAACGCCGGTGCCCGCACCAACGGTCTGTCCTACAGCCGTCTGATTGCTGGCCTGAAAAAGGCTTCGATCGAAATCGACCGTAAGGTTCTGGCCGATCTGGCAGTGAACGAAAAAGCGGCGTTTGCTGCGATTGTCGAGAAAGCTAAAGCCGTTCTGGCTTAA
- a CDS encoding MerR family transcriptional regulator, with protein MLEPSHNDELPPIPGKRYFTIGEVSELCAVKPHVLRYWEQEFPQLNPVKRRGNRRYYQRQDVLMIRQIRALLYDQGFTIGGARLRLSSDEVKDESSQYKQLIRQMIVELEDVLVVLKK; from the coding sequence ATGCTGGAACCAAGCCATAACGACGAACTGCCCCCCATACCGGGCAAACGCTACTTCACCATTGGTGAGGTGAGTGAGTTGTGCGCGGTCAAGCCACACGTGCTGCGGTATTGGGAGCAGGAGTTTCCTCAGCTCAACCCTGTAAAGCGGCGGGGCAACCGGCGGTATTATCAGCGGCAGGACGTACTGATGATTCGCCAGATTCGGGCCTTGCTGTATGACCAGGGGTTCACTATCGGTGGGGCGCGGTTGCGGCTTTCCAGTGATGAGGTGAAGGATGAGTCAAGCCAGTACAAGCAGTTGATTCGACAGATGATTGTCGAGCTGGAGGATGTGTTGGTAGTGTTGAAGAAGTAG
- the ihfA gene encoding integration host factor subunit alpha: protein MGALTKAEMAERLYEELGLNKREAKELVELFFEEIRHALEENEQVKLSGFGNFDLRDKRQRPGRNPKTGEEIPITARRVVTFRPGQKLKARVEAYAGTKP from the coding sequence ATGGGTGCTCTGACGAAAGCTGAGATGGCCGAAAGGCTGTACGAGGAGCTGGGGCTTAACAAGCGTGAGGCCAAGGAGCTGGTCGAGCTGTTTTTCGAAGAAATTCGGCACGCACTTGAAGAGAACGAGCAGGTCAAGTTGTCCGGTTTCGGCAATTTCGACCTTCGGGACAAACGCCAGCGGCCCGGTCGCAACCCCAAAACAGGGGAAGAGATCCCGATCACCGCAAGGCGCGTCGTCACCTTTCGTCCAGGGCAGAAGTTGAAAGCCCGGGTTGAGGCCTATGCTGGAACCAAGCCATAA
- the thrS gene encoding threonine--tRNA ligase has protein sequence MPVITLPDGSQRSFDHAVSVADVAASIGAGLAKATVAGKVDGKLVDACDLIQHDATLQIITPKDEEGLEIIRHSCAHLVGHAVKQLYPTAKMVIGPVIDEGFYYDIAYERPFTPEDMAAIEKRMMELIEKDYDVVKKMTPRAEVIEVFKARGEDYKLRLVEDMPDEQAMGLYYHEEYVDMCRGPHVPNTRFLKAFKLTKLSGAYWRGDAKNEQLQRVYGTAWADKKQLAAYIQRIEEAEKRDHRKIGKQLDLFHLQEEAPGMVFWHANGWTVYQVLEQYMRQIQRANGYQEIKTPQVVDRILWERSGHWSNYAENMFTTSSESRDYAVKPMNCPCHVQVFNQGLKSYRDLPLRLAEFGACHRNEPSGALHGIMRVRGFVQDDAHIFCTEDQVKKEAADFIKLTLDVYKDFGFTDIAMKLSTRPAKRVGSEELWDRAEGALADALNESGLEWEYQPGEGAFYGPKIEFTLRDCLGRNWQCGTLQYDPNLPERLDASYIAEDNSRVRPVMLHRAILGSFERFIGMLIEHYAGVFPAWLAPTQAVIMNITDKQADFALEVENALNGSGFRAKSDLRNEKIGFKIREHTLLKVPYLLVIGDREVETRTVAVRTREGADLGSMPVAQFVELLTQAVSRRGRQESE, from the coding sequence ATGCCCGTTATTACTCTTCCCGATGGCAGTCAACGTTCGTTTGATCACGCCGTATCCGTTGCCGACGTCGCCGCATCCATCGGCGCGGGCCTTGCCAAGGCCACGGTGGCCGGCAAGGTCGACGGCAAGCTCGTCGATGCCTGCGACCTGATCCAACACGACGCTACGCTGCAGATCATCACCCCTAAAGATGAAGAGGGACTGGAGATCATTCGCCACTCGTGCGCCCACCTGGTTGGCCACGCTGTGAAGCAACTGTACCCGACGGCCAAGATGGTGATTGGCCCGGTGATCGACGAAGGCTTCTATTACGACATCGCTTACGAGCGCCCCTTCACCCCAGAAGACATGGCTGCCATCGAAAAGCGGATGATGGAGCTGATCGAGAAAGACTACGACGTGGTCAAGAAAATGACCCCGCGCGCCGAAGTCATCGAAGTTTTCAAGGCCCGTGGCGAGGATTACAAGCTGCGCCTGGTCGAGGACATGCCGGATGAGCAGGCCATGGGCCTGTACTACCACGAAGAATACGTTGACATGTGCCGTGGCCCGCACGTGCCTAACACGCGTTTCCTCAAAGCTTTCAAGCTGACCAAGCTGTCCGGCGCCTACTGGCGCGGCGATGCCAAGAACGAGCAGTTGCAGCGTGTGTACGGCACCGCCTGGGCCGACAAGAAGCAGCTGGCTGCCTACATCCAGCGCATCGAGGAGGCCGAAAAGCGCGACCATCGCAAGATCGGTAAGCAGCTTGACCTGTTCCACCTGCAGGAAGAAGCGCCTGGCATGGTGTTCTGGCATGCCAACGGTTGGACCGTGTACCAGGTACTTGAGCAGTACATGCGCCAGATCCAGCGCGCCAACGGCTATCAGGAGATCAAAACCCCGCAGGTTGTCGATCGTATCCTCTGGGAGCGGTCTGGCCACTGGTCGAACTACGCCGAAAACATGTTCACCACTTCTTCTGAAAGCCGTGACTACGCGGTCAAGCCGATGAACTGCCCATGCCATGTGCAGGTGTTCAACCAGGGCCTGAAGAGCTACCGCGACTTGCCACTGCGTCTGGCCGAGTTTGGCGCATGCCACCGTAACGAGCCATCGGGCGCCCTGCATGGCATCATGCGCGTACGTGGCTTCGTGCAAGACGATGCGCACATCTTCTGCACCGAAGACCAGGTGAAGAAAGAAGCTGCCGACTTCATCAAGCTGACCCTGGACGTTTACAAGGACTTCGGCTTCACCGATATCGCGATGAAGCTGTCGACTCGTCCGGCCAAGCGTGTGGGGTCCGAAGAGCTGTGGGACCGTGCCGAAGGCGCGCTGGCCGATGCACTGAACGAGTCGGGCCTGGAATGGGAATACCAGCCGGGCGAGGGCGCGTTCTACGGCCCGAAGATCGAGTTCACCCTGCGCGATTGCTTGGGCCGGAACTGGCAGTGCGGCACTCTGCAATACGATCCGAATCTGCCAGAGCGTCTGGATGCCAGCTATATCGCCGAAGATAACAGCCGTGTTCGCCCTGTGATGCTGCACCGCGCGATCCTCGGCTCGTTCGAACGCTTCATCGGCATGCTCATCGAACACTATGCAGGTGTGTTCCCGGCCTGGCTGGCACCGACCCAGGCTGTGATCATGAACATCACCGACAAACAGGCCGATTTCGCGCTCGAAGTGGAAAATGCCCTGAACGGTAGCGGATTCCGTGCCAAGTCGGACTTGAGAAATGAGAAGATCGGCTTTAAAATCCGCGAGCATACTTTGCTCAAGGTCCCGTACCTTTTGGTTATAGGGGATCGCGAAGTCGAAACACGAACCGTCGCTGTGCGTACTCGCGAAGGCGCAGACCTGGGCTCCATGCCCGTCGCCCAATTCGTTGAGCTTCTGACACAAGCGGTTTCCCGGCGTGGTCGCCAAGAATCGGAGTAA
- the pheS gene encoding phenylalanine--tRNA ligase subunit alpha, whose translation MENLDALVSQALEAVERAEDINTLEQIRVQYLGKKGELTQVMKTLGNLPADERPKVGALINDAKERVTVVLNARKAAFEEAELSARLAAECIDVTLPGRGQTTGGLHPITRTLERIEQFFTHIGYGIAEGPEVEDDYHNFEALNIPGHHPARAMHDTFYFNANMLLRTHTSPVQVRTMESTQPPIRIVCPGRVYRCDSDITHSPMFHQVEGLLIDRGINFADLKGTIEEFLRVFFEKELAVRFRPSFFPFTEPSAEVDIQCVMCSGKGCRVCKQTGWLEVMGCGMVHPNVLRMSGIDPEEFQGFAFGMGAERLAMLRYGVNDLRLFFDNDLRFLAQFR comes from the coding sequence ATGGAAAACCTGGATGCGCTGGTCTCCCAAGCCCTAGAGGCCGTCGAGCGCGCTGAAGACATCAATACCCTGGAACAGATCCGGGTTCAGTACCTCGGCAAAAAGGGCGAACTGACTCAGGTGATGAAGACCCTGGGCAACTTGCCGGCCGACGAGCGCCCGAAAGTCGGTGCGCTGATCAACGACGCCAAAGAGCGCGTCACTGTCGTGCTCAACGCACGCAAGGCAGCTTTCGAAGAAGCCGAGCTCAGCGCTCGCCTGGCTGCCGAATGCATCGACGTCACCCTGCCAGGCCGTGGTCAGACCACTGGCGGGCTGCACCCGATCACCCGTACTCTCGAGCGCATCGAGCAGTTCTTCACCCATATCGGCTACGGCATCGCCGAAGGCCCCGAGGTCGAAGACGACTATCACAACTTCGAAGCGCTCAACATCCCTGGCCATCACCCGGCCCGGGCTATGCACGACACCTTCTACTTCAATGCGAACATGCTGCTGCGCACCCATACTTCGCCGGTACAGGTGCGGACCATGGAGTCCACTCAGCCGCCCATCCGCATTGTTTGTCCGGGCCGTGTGTACCGCTGCGACTCCGATATCACCCACTCGCCGATGTTCCATCAGGTCGAAGGGTTGCTGATTGACCGTGGCATCAACTTCGCTGACCTCAAGGGCACCATTGAGGAATTTTTGCGGGTGTTCTTCGAAAAAGAACTGGCCGTGCGCTTCCGTCCATCGTTCTTCCCTTTCACCGAGCCGTCCGCTGAGGTCGATATCCAGTGCGTGATGTGTTCCGGTAAAGGCTGCCGGGTGTGCAAGCAGACCGGCTGGCTGGAAGTCATGGGCTGCGGCATGGTGCACCCGAATGTGCTGCGCATGTCTGGCATAGATCCGGAAGAGTTCCAGGGCTTTGCTTTTGGCATGGGCGCCGAACGCCTGGCCATGCTGCGCTATGGCGTCAACGATTTGCGTCTGTTCTTCGATAACGACCTGCGGTTCCTGGCGCAATTCCGCTAG
- a CDS encoding HDOD domain-containing protein: protein MNATERFSPRVVIAESDPWVREMLREIVRSVRCDVRLKVCRDGSEALSALAIKADLVIAGRELPDIDGLDLLREVRTRGDEMPLPFILMSERSDIASVRETLPYNPTAYLSKPLDLAGFRKRLEHLLLEPGEQIQCPALSAQPSVSLSVFLKQRRALADGGALFVDVQTVLHRASIGNGLDLRELEEQLRNDPQISGVLIAAANSAAMYRNAPVQRLPQALNVLGGVHSLNLILGLALNRSAHLSDPLLTHYAQHFLDISLQVAEAAQALARMLNLDQDRCYLAGLLHRLGDLAVLRSLQEWGMAGGELDDELVQLSLQEHAAPYGSALRVRWRVPHQLRQLVAAIYHLGGGVYSQEVLVMNLAAQLAGSVPTENNEQIAGSVAARLLKISLADLDSLREPPTLSAVNEQGQGQLQS from the coding sequence GTGAATGCAACAGAACGCTTTTCACCCAGAGTCGTGATTGCCGAAAGCGACCCGTGGGTGCGCGAAATGCTGCGCGAAATCGTTCGCAGCGTGCGCTGCGACGTTCGTCTCAAGGTTTGCAGAGACGGCTCTGAGGCTCTTAGTGCACTGGCCATCAAGGCGGATCTGGTCATTGCTGGGCGAGAGTTGCCCGACATCGATGGCTTGGACTTGCTGCGAGAAGTACGCACTAGGGGCGATGAGATGCCTTTGCCCTTCATCTTGATGAGTGAGCGCAGTGACATTGCCAGCGTGCGTGAAACGCTGCCATACAACCCCACTGCCTACCTGAGCAAGCCCCTTGATCTTGCTGGCTTTCGCAAGCGCCTGGAGCATCTTTTGCTTGAGCCCGGCGAGCAGATCCAGTGCCCTGCGCTGTCTGCGCAGCCAAGCGTCAGCTTGTCGGTTTTTCTCAAGCAAAGACGCGCTTTGGCCGATGGCGGCGCGTTGTTCGTCGATGTGCAGACAGTGCTGCACCGCGCTTCGATTGGCAATGGGCTGGACTTGCGCGAACTGGAAGAGCAGTTACGCAATGACCCGCAGATATCTGGCGTGCTTATCGCCGCCGCCAACAGTGCCGCAATGTACCGCAATGCCCCAGTGCAGCGCCTACCGCAAGCGCTGAACGTGCTGGGCGGTGTCCACAGCCTGAACCTGATTTTGGGCCTTGCCCTTAACCGCAGTGCGCACCTGAGCGATCCGCTGTTAACGCATTACGCCCAGCATTTCTTGGATATTTCGCTGCAGGTTGCCGAGGCGGCCCAGGCCTTGGCTCGGATGCTGAATCTGGACCAGGACCGCTGCTATTTAGCAGGCCTGCTGCACCGCCTGGGCGACTTGGCGGTACTTCGCAGTTTGCAGGAGTGGGGTATGGCCGGCGGCGAGCTCGATGACGAGCTGGTGCAGTTATCGCTCCAAGAGCATGCGGCGCCTTACGGTTCTGCATTGCGGGTGCGCTGGCGGGTGCCACATCAACTGCGACAGCTGGTCGCTGCCATCTATCATTTGGGCGGTGGGGTGTATTCGCAGGAAGTCCTGGTAATGAACCTGGCGGCTCAACTGGCAGGCTCGGTTCCCACTGAGAACAACGAGCAGATCGCCGGCAGCGTAGCAGCGCGGTTGCTGAAGATCAGCCTGGCGGACCTCGATTCGCTACGCGAACCGCCCACATTGTCGGCCGTTAACGAGCAAGGGCAAGGCCAGCTTCAATCTTGA
- a CDS encoding GNAT family N-acetyltransferase, with amino-acid sequence MMDLAIEFPEFFLPSCTLRRINRTDAEAIFAGLSNPQVVAHYGVSYDTLEATDEQMRWYDALLEEHRGIWWGITFPGRDELIGACGFNDWSHSDRSLDIGYWLMPEHWGQGLMRDCLPTILRFAIGTLGVHRIHADVEPENAASIRLLERVGFVFEGTLRDVEYKNGRFLSLHQYSLLASDPAGRALLEDDTPIHYAHRHKRRTLDGE; translated from the coding sequence ATGATGGACCTAGCTATCGAGTTTCCCGAGTTCTTCCTGCCCAGTTGCACGCTGCGGCGGATTAATCGCACTGACGCCGAGGCGATTTTTGCCGGGCTTTCTAACCCGCAGGTTGTTGCCCACTACGGCGTGTCTTACGACACCCTCGAAGCGACGGACGAGCAGATGCGCTGGTATGACGCTCTGCTGGAAGAGCACCGTGGCATTTGGTGGGGCATTACCTTCCCGGGACGGGACGAACTGATAGGCGCTTGTGGTTTCAACGATTGGTCACACTCTGATCGGAGCCTGGATATCGGCTATTGGCTGATGCCGGAACACTGGGGCCAAGGGCTGATGCGAGACTGCCTGCCCACTATCCTCCGCTTCGCCATCGGTACCCTTGGCGTACATCGCATTCACGCAGATGTTGAGCCGGAGAACGCCGCCAGCATTCGTTTGCTGGAGCGGGTCGGCTTCGTGTTTGAGGGAACCCTAAGAGATGTGGAATACAAGAACGGGCGCTTCCTCAGCCTGCACCAGTACAGCCTGCTGGCCTCTGACCCGGCGGGGCGAGCTCTGCTGGAGGACGACACACCGATCCACTACGCACATCGTCACAAAAGGCGAACTCTGGACGGTGAATGA
- a CDS encoding YceK/YidQ family lipoprotein: MSRYGVALAALSLLLSGCGTINTVFSSDEETAQGLASAQTRCEALPRVYSGVFYNLCILHGPPQVAEQVPGAPAGIPLRLIDFIPSGVFDTLLLPYTISVQATEGSLEL; the protein is encoded by the coding sequence ATGAGCAGATATGGTGTGGCCCTTGCGGCATTAAGCTTGTTGCTGTCAGGTTGTGGAACGATCAATACGGTTTTCAGTTCGGACGAGGAGACGGCGCAAGGCCTGGCTTCTGCTCAAACACGCTGTGAAGCACTACCTCGCGTTTATAGCGGTGTGTTCTACAACCTGTGCATCCTGCACGGCCCGCCCCAGGTGGCAGAGCAGGTTCCCGGAGCGCCCGCGGGAATCCCATTGAGACTGATCGATTTCATCCCTTCCGGGGTGTTCGACACGTTGTTATTGCCTTACACCATTTCCGTTCAGGCTACCGAGGGTAGCCTGGAGCTGTGA
- a CDS encoding cold-shock protein, whose amino-acid sequence MSNRQQGTVKWFNDEKGYGFITPAGGGDDLFVHFKAIESDGFKSLKEGQTVSFVAERGQKGMQAAQVRPE is encoded by the coding sequence ATGTCCAATCGCCAACAAGGCACCGTCAAATGGTTCAATGATGAGAAAGGCTACGGCTTCATCACCCCAGCAGGCGGCGGCGACGACCTGTTCGTACACTTCAAAGCCATCGAATCCGACGGCTTCAAGAGCCTGAAAGAAGGCCAAACTGTTTCCTTCGTCGCCGAGCGCGGTCAGAAGGGCATGCAGGCTGCGCAGGTTCGTCCGGAGTAA
- the rpmI gene encoding 50S ribosomal protein L35, with amino-acid sequence MPKMKTKSGAAKRFLKTASGFKHKHAFKSHILTKMSTKRKRQLRGASLLHPSDVAKVERMLRVR; translated from the coding sequence ATGCCAAAAATGAAAACCAAGAGCGGTGCTGCGAAGCGCTTCCTGAAGACCGCTTCCGGCTTCAAGCACAAGCACGCTTTCAAGAGCCACATCCTGACCAAAATGTCGACCAAGCGTAAGCGTCAACTGCGCGGTGCCAGCCTGCTGCACCCGTCTGACGTGGCAAAAGTCGAGCGCATGCTGCGCGTACGTTAA
- the pheT gene encoding phenylalanine--tRNA ligase subunit beta, producing MKFSEQWLRGWVNPQVSRDELVARLSMAGLEVDSVTPAAGQFTGIVVGEILATEQHPDADKLRVCQVSNGQETFQVVCGAPNARPGIKIPFAMIGAELPGDFKIKKAKLRGVESFGMLCSAAELQISEENDGLLELATDAPVGQDIRQYLSLDDASIEIGLTPNRGDCLSIAGLARDVSALYDVPVTRPVVPAVAAAHDEVRPVEVSAPAACPRYLGRVIRNVDLSKPTPLWMVERLRRSDVRSIDAAVDITNYVMLELGQPMHAFDLAEINGGIRVRMAEEGEKLVLLDGQEVALRADTLVIADHTRALAIAGVMGGEHSGVNTEKTRDVFLESAFFEPISVAGKARSYGLHTDASHRYERGVDSQLAREAIERATQLVLDIVGGEAGPVVEAVSEQHLPNIAPITLRAERIDQMLGMQMDPAQIEQLLNALALKTSRSGEGQWTVTVPSHRFDISLEVDLIEELARLYGYNNLPVRYPQARLAPQARPETRGELPNLRRLLVARGYQEAITYSFIDPKLFELFSPGIEPLLLANPISSDMAAMRASLWPGLVKALQHNLNRQQDRVRLFESGLRFVGQLDSLQQQPMIAGVVTGSRLPEGWANGRDAIDFFDVKADVEALLGYSGALSDFTFAAGKHPALHPGQTAVIQRDGKDVGYLGAIHPELAKALDLDRPVFVFELVLGDVVEGRLPKFSELSKFPETRRDLALIAGRDVASQSVLEVIRDNAGEWLTDLRLFDVYQGKGIDPDRKSLAVGLTWQHPSRTLNDDEVNTTLQNILTSLEQRLNTTLRK from the coding sequence ATGAAATTCAGTGAACAGTGGCTGCGCGGTTGGGTAAACCCGCAAGTCTCCCGTGATGAATTGGTTGCCCGCCTGTCCATGGCTGGCCTTGAAGTCGACAGCGTGACACCCGCTGCCGGCCAGTTCACCGGCATCGTGGTGGGTGAGATTCTCGCCACCGAACAACACCCGGACGCCGATAAACTGCGCGTCTGCCAAGTGAGTAATGGCCAGGAAACCTTCCAGGTCGTTTGCGGCGCGCCTAACGCTCGTCCAGGCATCAAGATTCCTTTCGCCATGATCGGGGCCGAGTTGCCCGGTGACTTCAAGATCAAGAAGGCCAAACTGCGCGGTGTCGAGTCGTTCGGCATGCTGTGCTCGGCAGCCGAGCTGCAGATCAGCGAAGAAAATGACGGCCTCTTGGAGCTGGCTACCGATGCTCCGGTGGGGCAAGACATCCGCCAGTACCTGAGCCTGGACGACGCCAGCATCGAGATCGGCCTGACTCCGAACCGTGGTGACTGCCTGTCCATCGCCGGCTTGGCTCGCGATGTCAGCGCCCTTTACGACGTGCCAGTCACCCGTCCTGTGGTGCCGGCCGTTGCAGCTGCCCACGATGAAGTGCGTCCAGTCGAGGTCAGCGCACCAGCGGCCTGCCCGCGTTATCTGGGCCGCGTCATTCGCAACGTCGACCTGAGCAAGCCGACACCGCTGTGGATGGTCGAGCGCCTGCGTCGCAGCGACGTGCGCAGCATCGACGCTGCCGTCGATATCACCAACTACGTGATGCTCGAACTCGGCCAGCCAATGCACGCCTTCGACCTTGCCGAGATCAATGGCGGTATCCGCGTACGCATGGCCGAAGAGGGCGAGAAGCTTGTCCTGCTCGACGGCCAGGAAGTCGCCCTGCGTGCCGATACGCTGGTCATCGCCGACCATACCCGCGCGCTGGCCATCGCCGGCGTCATGGGGGGTGAGCACAGCGGCGTGAACACCGAAAAAACCCGCGACGTGTTCCTGGAAAGCGCCTTCTTCGAGCCGATCTCCGTCGCCGGTAAAGCCCGGTCCTACGGTCTGCACACCGATGCCTCGCACCGCTATGAGCGCGGCGTCGACTCGCAGTTGGCCCGCGAAGCCATCGAGCGCGCTACCCAGCTGGTACTGGACATCGTCGGCGGTGAAGCAGGCCCGGTGGTCGAGGCTGTCAGCGAACAGCATCTGCCGAATATCGCGCCTATTACCTTGCGCGCTGAGCGCATCGATCAGATGCTCGGCATGCAGATGGATCCGGCCCAAATCGAGCAACTGCTCAATGCTCTGGCGCTCAAAACCAGCCGCAGCGGGGAAGGGCAGTGGACGGTAACTGTGCCAAGCCACCGCTTTGACATCAGCCTGGAAGTCGACCTGATCGAAGAACTGGCCCGTCTTTACGGGTACAACAATCTGCCTGTGCGTTATCCGCAAGCCCGCCTGGCGCCGCAAGCTCGCCCGGAAACTCGCGGCGAGCTGCCGAATCTGCGTCGCTTGCTGGTTGCCCGCGGTTACCAGGAAGCCATCACTTACAGCTTCATCGACCCGAAGTTGTTCGAGTTGTTCAGCCCAGGCATAGAGCCTTTGCTGCTGGCCAACCCGATCTCCAGCGACATGGCCGCTATGCGCGCCTCGCTGTGGCCGGGGCTGGTCAAGGCTCTGCAGCATAACCTCAACCGCCAGCAAGACCGCGTGCGCCTGTTCGAGAGCGGCCTGCGCTTCGTCGGCCAGCTGGATAGCCTGCAGCAGCAGCCAATGATCGCCGGGGTCGTCACCGGCAGCCGTTTACCGGAAGGCTGGGCCAACGGCCGCGATGCCATTGACTTCTTCGACGTCAAAGCCGATGTCGAAGCTCTGTTGGGCTACAGCGGCGCGCTGAGCGACTTCACCTTCGCTGCTGGCAAACACCCAGCCCTGCACCCAGGCCAGACCGCTGTCATCCAGCGCGACGGCAAGGACGTCGGCTATCTTGGTGCCATCCACCCGGAACTGGCCAAAGCCCTGGACCTGGATCGCCCGGTGTTCGTCTTCGAGCTGGTGCTGGGCGATGTGGTCGAAGGTCGTCTGCCTAAATTCAGCGAGCTCTCCAAGTTCCCTGAAACCCGTCGTGACCTGGCTTTAATCGCAGGACGTGATGTGGCTTCTCAAAGTGTGCTTGAAGTAATTCGTGACAATGCAGGCGAATGGCTCACAGACCTCAGGCTGTTTGATGTCTACCAAGGTAAAGGCATTGATCCTGATAGAAAAAGCCTTGCGGTCGGCTTGACCTGGCAGCATCCATCGCGCACTCTTAACGACGATGAGGTGAACACTACCCTGCAAAATATCCTCACCTCGCTCGAACAAAGGTTGAACACCACGTTAAGGAAATAA
- a CDS encoding I78 family peptidase inhibitor, giving the protein MFRTRAFLATLAVASVLAGCSTDGNSGGGKAAQASVGSDGRCQASGADFAIGKQGSAELLEQARKASGSQIARILKPHDVVTLEYRSERLNLNVDEQGVVTRVNCG; this is encoded by the coding sequence ATGTTCCGTACCCGTGCGTTCCTGGCAACCCTGGCGGTGGCATCAGTCTTGGCCGGTTGCAGCACCGACGGCAACTCGGGGGGAGGCAAGGCTGCTCAGGCGTCGGTGGGCAGCGATGGCCGCTGTCAGGCCAGCGGTGCCGATTTCGCCATCGGCAAGCAGGGCAGCGCCGAGTTGCTCGAACAAGCGCGCAAGGCCAGTGGTTCGCAGATAGCTCGCATTCTCAAACCACACGATGTGGTCACCCTCGAATACCGCTCCGAGCGCCTCAATCTGAACGTGGATGAACAAGGGGTGGTGACGCGCGTTAATTGTGGTTGA
- the rbsD gene encoding D-ribose pyranase, which translates to MKKTTLLNIALSRTIAGMGHGDILVIGDAGLPVPPGVELIDLAVTTGMPDFASVLRAVLSELQVERHVLAEEMQTVVPPALVEIERLKGKLGKREWLSHDAFKVLTRNARAVVRTGECQPYSNIALIAGVTF; encoded by the coding sequence ATGAAAAAGACCACGCTCTTGAACATTGCGCTGTCGCGGACCATCGCCGGCATGGGGCATGGCGATATTCTGGTGATCGGCGATGCCGGGTTGCCAGTGCCGCCAGGCGTAGAACTGATCGATTTGGCAGTGACCACGGGGATGCCGGATTTTGCCAGCGTTCTGCGCGCTGTCTTAAGCGAATTGCAGGTGGAGCGCCACGTGCTGGCTGAGGAGATGCAGACGGTGGTGCCGCCGGCTTTGGTAGAAATCGAGCGCCTGAAGGGCAAGTTGGGCAAGCGTGAATGGCTAAGCCATGACGCCTTCAAAGTGCTCACACGTAACGCGCGGGCTGTGGTGCGCACGGGTGAATGCCAACCGTACAGCAACATCGCATTGATAGCCGGCGTCACGTTCTGA
- the infC gene encoding translation initiation factor IF-3 codes for MTIKREMRNDKRTAPKAPINENISAREVRLIGADGEQIGIVSIDEALRIADEAKLDLVEISADAQPPVCKVMDYGKHLFEKKKQANEAKKNQKQIQIKEIKFRPGTEEGDYQVKLRNLVRFLTDGDKAKISLRFRGREMAHQELGMELLKRVEVDLAEYGTVEQHPKMEGRQLMMVIAPKKKK; via the coding sequence ATGACTATTAAGCGTGAAATGAGAAACGATAAACGAACTGCACCGAAAGCCCCGATCAACGAGAATATCTCGGCACGCGAGGTTCGGTTAATTGGCGCTGACGGCGAGCAGATTGGCATCGTCTCGATTGATGAAGCGCTTCGTATCGCTGATGAAGCGAAGCTGGATCTGGTAGAGATCTCTGCGGACGCGCAACCGCCCGTCTGCAAGGTCATGGACTACGGCAAGCACCTCTTCGAGAAAAAGAAGCAGGCCAACGAAGCCAAGAAAAACCAGAAGCAGATCCAGATCAAAGAAATCAAGTTTCGTCCAGGGACGGAAGAAGGGGATTACCAGGTAAAACTACGCAACCTGGTACGTTTCCTTACCGATGGGGACAAGGCCAAGATCTCTCTGAGATTCCGTGGTCGTGAGATGGCCCACCAGGAGCTGGGCATGGAGCTGTTGAAGCGGGTCGAAGTCGACCTTGCCGAATACGGCACCGTTGAGCAGCATCCTAAGATGGAAGGACGCCAACTTATGATGGTCATCGCCCCCAAAAAGAAGAAGTAA